A genomic segment from Sphingomonas astaxanthinifaciens DSM 22298 encodes:
- the ruvA gene encoding Holliday junction branch migration protein RuvA codes for MIARLAGSLVETHADSAVIDVRGIGYLVLASGKTLSALPAVGGEVVLLTELQVREDSMTLFAFGSAGEREAFRQLTNVQGVGGKVALAILSILAPDELARAVSAGDKAMIARANGVGPKLAQRIALELQGKLGLPAALGPATGAAAGNPATNDAMSALANLGFKPAEASAAVAAAAEELGPSATLDALVRLALRKAAK; via the coding sequence ATGATCGCCCGCCTCGCCGGCAGCCTCGTCGAAACCCATGCCGACAGCGCCGTCATCGACGTGCGCGGGATCGGCTATCTCGTGCTCGCCAGCGGCAAGACGCTGTCCGCGCTTCCGGCGGTGGGCGGCGAGGTCGTCCTCCTCACCGAGCTCCAGGTGCGCGAGGATTCGATGACGCTGTTCGCCTTCGGCTCGGCGGGAGAGCGCGAGGCCTTCCGCCAGCTCACCAACGTCCAGGGCGTCGGCGGCAAGGTCGCGCTGGCGATCCTCTCGATTCTCGCCCCCGACGAGCTCGCCCGCGCGGTCTCGGCCGGCGACAAGGCGATGATCGCGCGCGCCAATGGGGTGGGTCCCAAGCTTGCCCAGCGGATCGCGCTCGAACTCCAGGGCAAGCTCGGCCTCCCCGCCGCGCTCGGCCCCGCGACCGGCGCCGCGGCGGGCAATCCGGCGACCAACGACGCCATGTCCGCGCTCGCCAATCTCGGCTTCAAGCCCGCCGAAGCCAGCGCCGCCGTCGCCGCCGCCGCCGAGGAACTCGGGCCATCGGCGACCCTCGACGCCCTCGTTCGCCTCGCCCTCCGAAAGGCCGCCAAATGA
- a CDS encoding GFA family protein, with the protein MTEHRASCRCGQLVAIASGDPVRVSVCHCRNCQKRTGSAFAAQARWPGDRVAISGSSGTFEKAGDSGSTATFHFCPECGSDVYFVNGGSSVHVAVADSIAIPIGAFDDPSFATPQFSVWESRKHEWVEIRGPGIDHD; encoded by the coding sequence ATGACCGAGCATCGTGCCTCCTGCCGCTGCGGACAGCTCGTCGCGATCGCGTCGGGCGATCCGGTTAGGGTGTCCGTCTGCCATTGCCGCAACTGCCAGAAGCGGACGGGGAGCGCCTTCGCGGCGCAGGCCCGCTGGCCCGGCGACCGCGTGGCAATCAGCGGCTCGTCCGGCACGTTCGAGAAGGCCGGCGACAGCGGCAGTACGGCGACCTTCCACTTCTGTCCCGAGTGCGGGTCGGACGTCTATTTCGTGAACGGCGGTTCGTCGGTGCACGTCGCCGTCGCCGACAGCATCGCGATTCCGATCGGCGCCTTCGACGATCCGAGCTTCGCCACCCCGCAATTTTCGGTGTGGGAAAGCCGCAAGCACGAATGGGTTGAGATTCGCGGGCCCGGGATTGATCACGACTGA
- the tolR gene encoding protein TolR gives MGASVGKRRRGGRRAPMAEINVTPLVDVMLVLLIIFMVTAPLLVAGVPVDLPQNRAAPLDQQAQPVQVSLDGTGAIFIDDQPVAEAALPQKLAAIAAQPAPPEGRRIYLRADRGLDYGKVMRVMGELNRAGLNRVALVSVGEGQ, from the coding sequence ATGGGCGCGTCGGTGGGCAAGCGCCGCCGCGGCGGGCGCCGGGCGCCGATGGCGGAGATCAACGTCACCCCGTTGGTGGACGTGATGCTGGTGCTGCTGATTATCTTCATGGTGACCGCACCCCTGCTGGTTGCGGGGGTTCCGGTCGACCTGCCGCAGAACCGCGCCGCGCCGCTCGACCAGCAGGCGCAGCCGGTCCAGGTCAGCCTCGACGGCACGGGCGCGATCTTCATCGACGACCAGCCGGTGGCCGAAGCCGCGCTACCCCAGAAGCTCGCCGCCATCGCCGCCCAGCCGGCTCCGCCCGAGGGTCGCCGCATCTACCTGCGCGCCGACCGGGGCCTCGACTATGGCAAGGTGATGCGGGTGATGGGTGAGCTCAACCGCGCCGGCCTCAACCGCGTCGCGCTGGTCAGTGTGGGCGAGGGCCAGTGA
- a CDS encoding YbgC/FadM family acyl-CoA thioesterase: MASSFDQPYRGGFVGPEHRFALTVYFEDTDTAGIVYYANYLKFMERARSDMLRAAEVDQRGALEAGTGVYAVAEAHVRYLRPAKLGDDLVIVSTLEEVRAASVRIQQRVMRGAECCAEGRITAAFLTPDGRPTRQPREWVARFQQIQSQTKEQA, from the coding sequence ATGGCGTCATCCTTCGACCAGCCCTATCGCGGCGGCTTCGTCGGGCCGGAGCATCGCTTCGCGCTCACCGTCTATTTCGAGGACACGGACACCGCCGGCATCGTCTATTACGCCAACTATCTGAAGTTCATGGAGCGCGCCCGCTCGGACATGCTGCGCGCGGCCGAGGTCGACCAGCGCGGCGCGCTCGAGGCCGGGACCGGGGTCTATGCCGTCGCCGAGGCCCATGTCCGCTACCTTCGCCCGGCCAAGCTCGGCGACGACCTTGTCATCGTCTCGACGCTCGAGGAAGTCCGCGCCGCCTCGGTCCGGATTCAGCAGCGAGTCATGCGCGGAGCCGAATGTTGCGCCGAGGGGCGCATCACCGCCGCCTTCCTGACCCCCGACGGCCGGCCGACCCGCCAGCCGCGGGAGTGGGTCGCGCGGTTCCAGCAGATCCAGTCCCAGACGAAGGAGCAGGCATGA
- the ruvB gene encoding Holliday junction branch migration DNA helicase RuvB: MATDPDRITTPERTSEDVDAALRPKHLDEFVGQQGARENLRVFIAAAKARGEALDHVLFFGPPGLGKTTLAQIVAREMGVGFRATSGPVIAKSGDLAALLTNLEDGDVLFIDEIHRLNPAVEEVLYPAMEDRALDLVIGEGPSARSVRIDLPRFTLVGATTRQGLLTTPLRDRFGIPVRLNFYTVDELERVVRRAASLLGAPVSEDGAHEIARRSRGTPRIAGRLLRRVRDFAHAAGAETIDAATADRALGRLEIDSLGLDAMDRRYLHMIADLYGGGPVGVETLAAGLSEPRDTIEDVIEPYLIQLGLIARTARGRCLNGKAWTHLGLTPPAGTANGLFD, from the coding sequence ATGGCCACCGACCCCGACCGCATCACCACGCCCGAACGGACCAGCGAGGACGTCGACGCCGCGCTTCGCCCGAAGCATCTCGACGAGTTCGTCGGCCAGCAGGGGGCGCGCGAGAACCTGCGCGTGTTTATCGCCGCCGCCAAGGCGCGCGGCGAGGCACTCGACCATGTCCTCTTCTTCGGGCCCCCGGGCCTCGGCAAGACCACGCTGGCGCAGATCGTCGCGCGCGAAATGGGGGTCGGCTTCCGCGCCACCTCGGGACCGGTGATCGCCAAGTCGGGCGACCTCGCCGCGCTTCTCACCAATCTCGAGGACGGCGACGTGCTCTTCATCGACGAAATCCATCGCCTCAATCCGGCGGTCGAGGAAGTCCTCTATCCGGCGATGGAGGACCGCGCGCTCGACCTCGTGATCGGCGAGGGTCCCTCGGCGCGCTCGGTCCGGATCGACCTGCCGCGCTTCACCCTCGTCGGCGCGACCACCCGCCAGGGGCTGCTGACCACCCCGCTGCGCGACCGCTTCGGCATTCCCGTCCGGCTCAACTTCTACACCGTCGACGAACTCGAACGGGTGGTCCGCCGCGCCGCCAGCCTGCTCGGCGCCCCGGTCAGCGAGGATGGCGCGCACGAGATCGCCCGCCGCAGCCGCGGCACCCCGCGAATCGCCGGCCGCCTGCTCCGCCGCGTCCGCGACTTCGCCCATGCCGCGGGGGCCGAGACGATCGACGCCGCCACCGCCGACCGCGCGCTCGGCCGGCTTGAGATCGACAGCCTCGGCCTCGACGCCATGGATCGCCGCTACCTCCACATGATCGCCGATCTCTACGGCGGCGGCCCGGTCGGGGTGGAGACGCTTGCCGCGGGCCTCAGCGAGCCGCGCGACACGATCGAGGACGTGATCGAGCCCTATCTCATTCAGCTCGGCCTCATCGCCCGCACCGCACGCGGGCGCTGCCTAAACGGCAAGGCCTGGACCCATCTCGGCCTGACTCCGCCCGCGGGGACCGCCAACGGCCTGTTCGACTAG
- a CDS encoding DUF2312 domain-containing protein has protein sequence MSDGNVAADQLRLFIERIERLEEEKKGVADDIKDVYAEAKANGYDTKTMRKVVGLRKMEKHARDEADALLETYRNALGLH, from the coding sequence ATGTCCGACGGCAACGTCGCCGCCGATCAGCTGCGTCTCTTCATCGAGCGCATCGAGCGGCTCGAGGAAGAAAAGAAGGGCGTCGCGGACGACATCAAGGATGTCTACGCCGAGGCCAAGGCCAATGGCTACGACACCAAGACGATGCGCAAGGTGGTGGGCCTTCGCAAGATGGAGAAGCATGCCCGCGACGAGGCCGACGCGCTCCTCGAAACCTATCGCAACGCGCTCGGTCTGCATTAA
- a CDS encoding helix-turn-helix transcriptional regulator yields the protein MSDKLGNRLKERRSELGLTQAELAERCAVSRKTINTVENGVFVPSTVLALRLAAALERPVEELFWLAD from the coding sequence ATGAGCGACAAGCTCGGCAACCGGCTGAAGGAGCGGCGGAGCGAGCTTGGCCTGACCCAGGCCGAGCTCGCCGAGCGCTGCGCGGTCAGCCGCAAGACGATCAACACGGTCGAGAACGGGGTGTTCGTCCCCTCCACCGTGCTGGCGCTGCGGCTCGCCGCCGCGCTCGAGCGGCCGGTGGAGGAATTGTTCTGGCTGGCCGACTAG
- the ruvC gene encoding crossover junction endodeoxyribonuclease RuvC, translating to MIILGLDPSLSSCGWGVIRAEGNRLTHVANGQVKTKPSAPMPERLAEIARAIDAILAEHRPVAAAAEEVFVNQNPASTLKLAQARGVVLMCMGRAGLAVGEYAPSLVKKAVVGTGGASKDQVHAMVKILLPGTKIAGEDASDALAVAITHAHHLATARRVG from the coding sequence ATGATCATCCTCGGCCTCGATCCGTCCCTGTCCTCCTGCGGCTGGGGCGTGATCCGGGCCGAGGGCAACCGGCTGACCCATGTCGCCAACGGGCAGGTCAAGACCAAGCCGAGCGCGCCGATGCCCGAGCGGCTGGCGGAAATCGCGCGGGCGATCGACGCGATCCTCGCCGAACATCGCCCCGTCGCGGCCGCGGCCGAGGAAGTGTTCGTCAACCAGAACCCCGCTTCTACCCTCAAGCTCGCGCAGGCGCGCGGGGTGGTGCTGATGTGCATGGGCCGCGCCGGGCTCGCGGTCGGCGAATATGCGCCGAGCCTCGTCAAGAAGGCGGTGGTCGGCACCGGCGGCGCGTCCAAGGACCAGGTTCACGCGATGGTGAAGATCCTGCTTCCCGGCACGAAGATCGCCGGCGAGGACGCCTCCGATGCCCTCGCCGTGGCGATCACGCATGCGCATCATCTGGCCACGGCGAGGCGCGTCGGCTGA
- the tolQ gene encoding protein TolQ, with translation MTAPEAANLMSPLALFLHADVVVKAVMIGLLLASVWTWGIILTHGARLRRINAATNAWERDFWAAKDIDAFHEARGKDDLPSARIVTAGLTEWRRSVGLGSADRSGARERLTTVMSAEVEQELDRLSDRLNILATVASAAPFIGLFGTVWGIMRSFTAIAGANNTSLAVVAPGIAEALFATAIGLFAAIPALIAYNRLTHGLDRLEARLNRFADRFHATLSRELERDG, from the coding sequence ATGACGGCGCCGGAAGCCGCCAATCTGATGAGTCCACTCGCCCTCTTCCTCCACGCCGACGTGGTGGTGAAGGCGGTCATGATCGGCCTGCTGCTCGCCAGTGTCTGGACCTGGGGGATCATCCTCACCCACGGCGCCCGGCTGCGGCGGATCAACGCCGCGACCAATGCCTGGGAGCGCGATTTCTGGGCGGCCAAGGACATTGACGCCTTCCACGAAGCGCGCGGCAAGGACGACTTGCCCAGCGCCCGGATCGTCACCGCCGGGCTGACCGAATGGCGCCGTTCGGTCGGGCTCGGCAGCGCCGACCGGAGCGGCGCGCGCGAGCGGCTGACCACGGTGATGAGCGCCGAGGTCGAGCAGGAACTCGACCGCCTCTCGGACCGGCTCAACATCCTCGCCACCGTCGCCAGCGCCGCGCCCTTCATCGGCCTGTTCGGGACCGTCTGGGGGATCATGCGCAGCTTCACCGCCATTGCCGGCGCCAACAACACCAGCCTGGCGGTGGTCGCCCCGGGCATCGCCGAGGCGCTGTTCGCGACCGCGATTGGCCTGTTCGCCGCCATCCCCGCGCTGATCGCCTACAACCGCCTGACCCATGGGCTCGACCGGCTGGAGGCCAGGCTCAACCGCTTCGCCGACCGGTTTCACGCGACGCTGAGCCGCGAGCTCGAGCGGGACGGCTGA
- a CDS encoding YebC/PmpR family DNA-binding transcriptional regulator, translating into MAGHSKFKNIMHRKGAQDKKRSGMFSKLSREITVAAKMGLPDPDMNPRLRAAVNAAKAQSMPKDNIQRAIDKASKGDAENYEEVRYEGYGPNGVAIIVEALTDNRNRTATNVRTAFSKNGGNLGASGSVSHGFERLGLIEYPASVGDEDKVMEAAIEAGADDVQSDEDGHQIWTQTDGMHDVAKALEAALGEASAVKLAWKPTLTTEVTGDAVASLMKLVDALEDDDDVQTVWGNYDISDDELAKLG; encoded by the coding sequence ATGGCCGGCCATTCCAAATTCAAGAACATCATGCACCGCAAGGGCGCGCAGGACAAAAAGCGCTCGGGCATGTTCTCCAAGCTGAGCCGCGAAATCACCGTCGCGGCCAAGATGGGCCTGCCCGATCCCGACATGAACCCGCGCCTGCGCGCCGCGGTCAACGCCGCCAAGGCGCAGTCGATGCCCAAGGACAATATCCAGCGCGCGATCGATAAGGCGAGCAAGGGCGACGCGGAGAATTACGAGGAAGTCCGCTACGAGGGCTATGGCCCCAATGGCGTGGCGATCATCGTCGAGGCGCTGACCGACAACCGCAACCGCACCGCGACCAATGTCCGCACCGCTTTCTCCAAGAACGGCGGCAACCTCGGCGCCAGCGGCAGCGTCTCCCACGGCTTCGAGCGGCTCGGCCTGATCGAATATCCGGCCAGCGTCGGTGACGAGGACAAGGTCATGGAAGCCGCGATCGAGGCCGGCGCCGACGACGTGCAGAGCGACGAGGACGGCCACCAGATCTGGACCCAGACCGACGGCATGCACGATGTCGCGAAAGCGCTCGAGGCGGCGCTCGGCGAGGCCTCGGCGGTCAAGCTGGCGTGGAAGCCGACCCTCACCACCGAGGTCACCGGCGATGCGGTCGCCAGCCTGATGAAGCTGGTCGACGCGCTCGAGGACGATGACGACGTCCAGACCGTCTGGGGCAATTACGACATCTCGGACGACGAGCTGGCGAAGCTCGGCTGA
- a CDS encoding alpha/beta fold hydrolase, which yields MPRFTTSDGTSIFFKDLGPKDAQPIAFHHGWPLSADDWDAQVMFFLNKGYRVIAHDRRGHGRSDETSHGNEMDTYAADLIELAAHLDLRNAVHVGHSTGGGEVVHYVARAEPGRVARAAILGAVPPRMLVGEDNPEGVPMEAFDGYRAGVAANRAQTYLDVASGPFYGFNREGVQPIEGVIRNWWRQGMMGGIKAQYDCIKAFSETDFSDDLRKIEVPVFVMHGDDDQIVPYRISALRSITMLKDGRIKIYPGFPHGMATTHADVINADLLAFVEGREVGERHAQLADAEA from the coding sequence ATGCCGAGGTTCACGACCAGCGACGGGACGAGCATCTTCTTCAAGGACCTGGGGCCCAAGGACGCCCAGCCGATCGCCTTCCATCACGGCTGGCCGCTCAGCGCCGACGACTGGGACGCGCAGGTCATGTTCTTCCTGAACAAGGGCTACCGGGTGATCGCCCACGACCGTCGCGGGCACGGCCGGTCGGACGAGACGTCCCACGGCAACGAGATGGACACCTATGCCGCCGACCTGATCGAGCTGGCCGCGCATCTCGATCTTCGCAACGCCGTCCATGTCGGTCATTCGACCGGCGGCGGCGAGGTCGTCCATTATGTCGCTCGGGCCGAGCCGGGGCGGGTCGCGAGGGCGGCGATCCTCGGCGCGGTGCCGCCGCGGATGCTGGTCGGCGAGGACAATCCCGAGGGCGTCCCGATGGAGGCCTTCGATGGCTATCGCGCGGGCGTCGCGGCCAATCGCGCCCAGACCTATCTCGATGTCGCCTCGGGGCCGTTCTACGGCTTCAACCGCGAGGGCGTGCAGCCGATCGAAGGCGTCATCCGCAACTGGTGGCGGCAGGGCATGATGGGCGGGATCAAGGCCCAGTATGACTGCATCAAGGCCTTTTCGGAGACCGATTTCTCGGACGACCTCAGGAAGATCGAGGTGCCGGTCTTCGTCATGCATGGCGACGACGACCAGATCGTGCCCTACCGGATCTCGGCGCTGCGTTCGATCACGATGCTCAAGGACGGCCGGATCAAGATCTACCCGGGCTTCCCGCACGGCATGGCGACCACCCACGCCGACGTGATCAACGCCGACCTCCTCGCCTTTGTCGAGGGCCGCGAGGTGGGCGAGCGCCACGCCCAGCTGGCCGACGCCGAGGCCTGA
- a CDS encoding DUF3089 domain-containing protein — translation MSLLFALALQAATQPAAAIAPDYAKDADWLCLPGRRDVCSTPLPTTALSKFGYGSTGLSTVAKNPKVDCFYVYPTVSQDRAMNSDLKVAEENGAAITQLARFTGVCRTFAPIYRQMTTAAIGAAALGQDPKPWFELAYGDVRSAFRNFLATRAKGRPYVLIGHSQGSWLLQTLIAREIEGQPAAKQMALAIIPGFNVLVPEGKFVGGTFQSTPLCTRLGQKGCVVSYVSYRTNNPPPAGALFGMAPAKGMTVACTNPAALGTKGWAPLDSYWYTRSQLPVPGGPIRWSSEGSPPSPFLRTEGLASARCVNDGQRGYLEIRTNVTPGAKWTDRIGGEVGIGGMFIPGWGMHLSDVPAAQGDLMRLVEAVAR, via the coding sequence TTGTCGCTTCTGTTCGCTCTTGCCCTTCAGGCTGCCACCCAGCCGGCCGCCGCAATCGCGCCCGACTACGCCAAGGACGCCGACTGGCTCTGCCTGCCCGGCCGCCGCGACGTCTGCTCGACCCCGCTGCCGACCACCGCGCTCAGCAAGTTCGGCTATGGCTCGACCGGGCTCAGCACGGTGGCCAAGAACCCGAAGGTCGACTGCTTCTACGTCTATCCGACGGTCAGCCAGGACCGGGCGATGAACAGCGACCTCAAGGTCGCCGAGGAGAATGGCGCGGCGATCACGCAGCTCGCCCGCTTCACGGGCGTGTGCCGGACCTTCGCCCCCATCTACCGGCAGATGACCACCGCCGCGATCGGCGCGGCGGCGCTCGGCCAGGACCCGAAGCCATGGTTCGAGCTCGCCTATGGCGACGTCCGCTCGGCCTTCCGCAACTTCCTCGCCACCCGCGCCAAGGGGCGGCCCTATGTCCTCATCGGCCACAGCCAGGGGAGCTGGCTGCTCCAGACGCTGATCGCGCGCGAGATCGAGGGCCAGCCGGCGGCGAAGCAGATGGCGCTGGCGATCATTCCCGGCTTCAACGTGCTGGTCCCCGAGGGCAAGTTCGTCGGCGGCACCTTCCAGTCGACCCCGCTCTGCACCCGGCTCGGGCAGAAGGGCTGCGTCGTCAGCTACGTCAGCTACCGCACCAACAATCCGCCGCCCGCCGGCGCCCTGTTCGGCATGGCCCCGGCCAAGGGCATGACCGTCGCCTGTACCAATCCCGCCGCGCTCGGCACCAAGGGCTGGGCGCCACTCGACAGCTACTGGTACACTCGCTCGCAGCTGCCGGTGCCGGGCGGGCCGATCCGCTGGTCGAGCGAGGGCAGCCCGCCGTCACCCTTCCTGCGCACCGAGGGCCTCGCCTCGGCCCGCTGCGTCAACGACGGCCAGCGCGGCTATCTCGAGATCCGCACCAACGTCACGCCGGGCGCGAAATGGACCGACCGGATCGGCGGCGAGGTCGGGATCGGCGGCATGTTTATCCCCGGCTGGGGGATGCACCTCTCAGACGTCCCCGCCGCGCAGGGCGACCTGATGCGGCTGGTCGAGGCGGTGGCGCGCTAG
- a CDS encoding YbjQ family protein, whose amino-acid sequence MIITTTSTLESRPIRDYLGLVGGEVIVGANVFKDIFASVSDFFGGRSGAYESSIQEARAQAMHEMEGSARRLGADAIVAVDFDYEVIGKNGSMLMVCVCGTAVKLG is encoded by the coding sequence ATGATCATCACCACCACCTCGACGCTCGAAAGCCGGCCGATCCGCGACTATCTCGGCCTCGTCGGGGGCGAGGTGATCGTCGGCGCGAACGTCTTCAAGGACATCTTCGCCTCGGTCAGCGACTTCTTCGGCGGCCGCTCGGGCGCCTACGAAAGCTCGATCCAGGAAGCCCGCGCGCAGGCGATGCACGAGATGGAGGGCTCGGCCCGCCGCCTCGGCGCCGACGCCATCGTCGCGGTCGACTTCGACTATGAGGTCATCGGCAAGAACGGCTCGATGCTGATGGTCTGCGTCTGCGGCACGGCGGTGAAGCTGGGCTGA
- a CDS encoding DUF1003 domain-containing protein, with protein MAEPGSPSVLAERLLDRSDIDIGEEERRVLAAIAAGTASSRDVNDEATAQASFGDRLSDRVAAVGGSWSFIIAFALVLFGWMLLNSEILKRVGLAFDPYPYIFLNLMLSTLAAIQAPIIMMSQNRQASKDRLAAQLDYETNLRAELELLRLHHKVDELLAARAQSELRELHDKIDRLLADKGPD; from the coding sequence ATGGCGGAGCCGGGCTCCCCTTCGGTCCTCGCCGAGCGGCTGCTCGACCGCTCGGACATCGACATCGGCGAGGAGGAACGGCGGGTCCTCGCGGCGATCGCGGCGGGCACCGCCAGCAGCCGCGACGTCAATGACGAGGCGACCGCGCAGGCGAGCTTCGGCGATCGCCTCTCCGACCGGGTCGCCGCGGTCGGGGGCAGCTGGAGCTTCATCATCGCCTTCGCGCTGGTGCTGTTCGGCTGGATGCTGCTCAACAGCGAAATCCTCAAGCGGGTCGGGCTCGCCTTCGACCCTTATCCCTACATCTTCCTCAATCTGATGCTCTCGACGCTCGCCGCCATCCAGGCGCCGATCATCATGATGAGCCAGAATCGGCAGGCGTCCAAGGACCGGCTGGCGGCGCAGCTCGACTATGAGACCAACCTCCGCGCCGAGCTCGAGCTGCTGCGCCTCCACCACAAGGTCGACGAACTGCTTGCCGCGCGGGCGCAGAGCGAGCTCAGGGAGCTTCACGACAAGATTGACCGCCTGCTCGCCGACAAGGGGCCCGATTGA